One window from the genome of Acidobacteriota bacterium encodes:
- a CDS encoding NAD-dependent epimerase/dehydratase family protein, producing the protein MSTPTFLVTGAHGFIGAWVVKKLLAQNVKVVIFDQSADPQRLRLIMDDDEIARAQFVAGDITDEATVIGLVHNHGITNIIHLAGVQVPVCRANPRLGAMVNVVGTLNIFEAARQSSGQVKRIAYASSAAVFGEAEEGHAAKEDEAGKMATHYGAFKRCNEDNARVYFLDHGLHSVGLRPLTVYGAGRDFGITSGPTKAMKAAVVGRPYHIGFGGKTDFLYAGDCAEGFIRAATTELAGAHVFNIAGETEAVADVITEIEKLIPAAKGTLTCAPNPIPMPSKLDDTAIRAALQLPPATSLAAGVRETIERFQLLQREDRLDTKDLDS; encoded by the coding sequence ATGTCAACTCCAACGTTTCTGGTGACGGGTGCGCACGGCTTCATCGGCGCCTGGGTCGTCAAAAAACTGTTAGCCCAAAACGTAAAGGTCGTAATTTTCGATCAGAGCGCCGATCCGCAACGCTTGCGCCTGATTATGGACGACGACGAAATCGCGCGCGCCCAGTTCGTCGCGGGCGACATTACCGACGAAGCCACCGTCATCGGCCTCGTCCATAATCACGGTATCACCAACATCATCCACCTGGCGGGCGTGCAAGTGCCCGTCTGCCGCGCCAACCCGCGTTTAGGCGCAATGGTTAATGTGGTCGGCACGCTCAACATTTTTGAGGCCGCGCGCCAATCCAGCGGCCAGGTCAAACGCATCGCCTACGCCAGTTCCGCCGCCGTCTTTGGCGAAGCCGAGGAAGGCCACGCCGCCAAAGAAGACGAAGCCGGCAAGATGGCGACGCATTACGGCGCGTTCAAACGCTGCAACGAAGACAACGCGCGCGTCTATTTCCTCGATCACGGCTTGCATAGCGTAGGCTTGCGGCCCCTGACGGTTTACGGCGCAGGCCGCGATTTCGGCATCACCTCCGGCCCGACCAAAGCGATGAAAGCTGCCGTCGTCGGGCGTCCTTATCATATCGGCTTTGGCGGCAAGACGGATTTTCTATACGCGGGCGATTGCGCCGAGGGCTTCATCCGCGCGGCGACGACCGAACTCGCAGGCGCGCACGTCTTCAACATCGCCGGCGAAACCGAAGCCGTCGCCGATGTCATCACCGAAATCGAAAAACTTATTCCGGCGGCCAAAGGCACATTGACGTGCGCACCCAATCCGATTCCGATGCCTTCCAAACTGGATGACACGGCGATTCGGGCGGCGCTGCAATTGCCGCCCGCGACTTCGCTGGCCGCGGGCGTGCGCGAAACCATCGAACGGTTCCAATTGCTGCAACGCGAAGACCGTTTGGACACGAAGGATTTGGATTCCTGA
- a CDS encoding WecB/TagA/CpsF family glycosyltransferase: METLKRIDVLGCPFDAVSFDETVALMRRAVLENQPLHIVTGNIDFVMKAKRNPEFARELWQSDLITADGVPILWAASLLDTPLRGRVNGTDLVWKCAELSADLGCSVALVGAEPGVAERAARQMRERFPSAAVYAIPTPFELDDLALAGMNRQIKTVNAKIVLAALGAPKQERWLKQNMRECGAVVGIGCGSALDIIAGDKPRAPQWMQNNGLEWFHRMLQEPRRLGKRYLVEDSPFVVHLLAEVARQRLLR, translated from the coding sequence ATGGAAACACTGAAACGAATTGACGTACTGGGTTGCCCGTTCGATGCCGTCTCGTTTGATGAGACGGTCGCGCTGATGCGGCGCGCGGTGCTGGAAAATCAGCCGCTGCACATCGTCACCGGCAACATTGATTTTGTGATGAAGGCCAAACGCAATCCCGAGTTTGCGCGTGAGCTGTGGCAATCCGATCTGATCACCGCCGATGGCGTGCCGATTCTGTGGGCGGCATCGCTGTTAGACACACCCTTGCGCGGGCGCGTCAACGGCACCGATCTGGTTTGGAAATGCGCCGAGCTTTCAGCGGATTTGGGTTGCAGCGTCGCGCTGGTGGGCGCGGAACCGGGCGTGGCCGAACGCGCCGCCCGCCAGATGCGCGAACGTTTTCCGTCCGCCGCCGTCTACGCCATCCCGACGCCGTTTGAATTGGATGACCTGGCCCTGGCCGGAATGAACCGGCAAATCAAAACGGTCAACGCCAAGATCGTGCTGGCGGCCTTGGGCGCGCCCAAACAGGAGCGCTGGCTGAAACAGAACATGCGCGAATGCGGCGCGGTCGTCGGCATCGGCTGCGGTTCGGCGCTCGACATTATCGCGGGCGACAAACCGCGCGCACCGCAATGGATGCAGAACAACGGCCTGGAATGGTTCCATCGCATGCTGCAAGAGCCGCGCCGGTTGGGCAAACGCTATCTGGTCGAAGACAGCCCCTTCGTCGTGCACCTGCTCGCCGAAGTCGCGCGCCAACGGCTGCTGCGTTGA
- a CDS encoding glycosyltransferase gives MKLFSIVVIGKNEEAHLGDCLRSVLVAAEEIGNAEIVYVDSASTDHSVEIAQALGVRVLALRPEWQHTPAAGRYIGFHHTSGELLMFVDGDCIIERQWLSRALAFFAEPSVAGVAGYLNDLDAQGREIPFVGERAAVVKPLTTLRGIAAYRRTALEEVGPFNPHLRSEEEAELALRLRGANWQLLHLPFPMGSHRRGHSQLRGMWRNLRLGRVSGVGLTWRYACQYGCGWQFCREQQRATVLFGLLTLLLSPGLALLALGQTTYAWPFLALLALWMLAVTLKKRSLAGPVEYVGIHVLIGLGLLSGLFVHQLAAPAAYPRDVIEPGLDRASNTETLAAPPVQNAAQPELQIAYSRPVVLPN, from the coding sequence GTGAAATTGTTTTCTATCGTCGTGATCGGAAAGAACGAAGAGGCCCATCTGGGCGATTGTTTGCGCTCCGTCCTGGTCGCCGCTGAGGAAATCGGCAATGCTGAAATCGTTTACGTAGATTCCGCTTCCACGGATCACTCGGTCGAGATTGCGCAAGCGCTCGGCGTGCGCGTGCTGGCCTTGCGCCCGGAATGGCAGCACACGCCGGCAGCGGGCCGGTACATCGGCTTTCATCACACCAGCGGTGAATTGCTGATGTTTGTGGATGGCGATTGCATCATCGAACGGCAATGGCTGAGCCGCGCGCTGGCCTTTTTTGCGGAACCGTCTGTCGCGGGCGTGGCGGGATACCTGAACGACCTCGACGCACAAGGCCGCGAAATCCCCTTCGTCGGGGAACGCGCCGCCGTCGTCAAACCGCTCACCACCCTGCGCGGCATTGCCGCCTATCGGCGCACGGCATTGGAAGAGGTCGGCCCATTCAATCCGCACTTGCGCTCTGAAGAGGAAGCCGAACTGGCGTTGCGCTTGCGCGGAGCGAATTGGCAGTTGCTGCACCTGCCTTTCCCGATGGGCAGCCATCGGCGCGGTCACTCTCAATTGCGCGGCATGTGGCGCAACCTGCGTTTGGGGCGTGTCAGCGGCGTGGGCCTGACGTGGCGTTACGCCTGCCAATACGGCTGTGGCTGGCAATTCTGCCGCGAACAACAACGCGCGACAGTGCTCTTTGGCTTGCTGACATTGTTGCTCAGTCCCGGCCTCGCGCTGTTGGCGTTGGGCCAGACAACTTACGCCTGGCCTTTTCTCGCGCTCTTGGCCCTCTGGATGCTGGCCGTGACGTTGAAAAAGCGCAGCCTCGCCGGGCCGGTCGAATATGTAGGCATACACGTGTTGATCGGCCTCGGACTGTTGTCGGGACTGTTCGTCCATCAACTCGCCGCGCCTGCTGCTTATCCACGCGATGTCATCGAACCGGGCCTTGACCGCGCGAGCAACACTGAAACGCTCGCAGCGCCGCCCGTTCAAAATGCAGCGCAACCCGAATTGCAAATCGCGTATTCGCGCCCGGTCGTGCTGCCCAATTAG
- a CDS encoding proline dehydrogenase codes for MTTALASKLHSCWQAFNKRASRAYVAGDELASAVRVCHQFAREGVSNTIAYWNSDHDAPRFVADTYLSALSVLADERLNSYLSIKAPALGLSNELVIELAEQGRRLNLGLHFDALGPEVADRTFELIAAARQQTPKVGCTLPGRWQRSLTDAEQAIQLGLRVRVVKGQWADPQQPELDPRAGFMAVIERLAGRAQHVAVATHDPFLACEAVQLLRASGTPCEIELLYGLPRKALLKVARALNVPVRLYVPYGEAWLPYRLSQVRRNPRVLWWVMRDALQTS; via the coding sequence ATGACAACTGCACTCGCAAGCAAACTGCATTCGTGCTGGCAAGCCTTCAACAAACGCGCCAGCCGCGCTTACGTGGCCGGAGACGAATTAGCCAGCGCCGTGCGGGTCTGTCATCAATTCGCCCGCGAAGGCGTCAGCAACACCATCGCCTATTGGAACAGCGACCACGACGCGCCCCGCTTTGTCGCCGACACCTATCTGAGCGCGCTATCCGTCTTGGCGGACGAGCGCTTGAACAGTTACCTCTCGATCAAAGCGCCCGCGCTGGGTCTCTCAAACGAACTGGTCATCGAATTGGCCGAACAAGGCCGCCGCCTCAATCTAGGTTTGCACTTCGATGCGTTGGGGCCGGAAGTTGCCGACCGTACTTTTGAGTTGATTGCGGCGGCGCGCCAACAAACGCCCAAAGTCGGTTGCACCCTGCCGGGCCGCTGGCAACGCAGCCTGACGGATGCCGAGCAGGCCATCCAGTTGGGCTTGCGCGTGCGCGTAGTCAAAGGCCAATGGGCCGACCCGCAACAGCCTGAACTCGATCCGCGCGCGGGTTTCATGGCCGTGATCGAACGGCTGGCCGGGCGTGCCCAACACGTCGCCGTTGCGACGCACGATCCGTTTCTGGCCTGCGAAGCGGTGCAATTGTTGCGCGCCTCAGGCACGCCCTGCGAAATCGAATTGCTTTACGGCTTGCCCCGCAAGGCGCTGCTGAAAGTGGCACGCGCGTTGAACGTGCCCGTGCGTTTGTATGTGCCTTACGGCGAAGCCTGGCTGCCCTATCGCTTGTCGCAAGTGCGCCGGAACCCGCGCGTTTTGTGGTGGGTGATGCGTGACGCGCTGCAAACCAGTTAG
- a CDS encoding polysaccharide deacetylase family protein — MLTKLRQIKNRSLKSSTAPLLSGLLSGQRWLEGDRHRANQVMLLGYHQIAADIAHAERAAIPGMAISTHTFRRQMEFVRERYEVLSLAEAGAVLRGEADTARPAVVLTFDDGYRSVYDQAWPVLRELGLTATVFLNPGYIGANQLLDHDLLYRFARQAKLLGLSLRVPLVKAGFNLREVVEITAEVDTQQLCERLIYQPLARRQAILHQLRLFLGEPEPAELSDFGLLDWTQIRALAAGGLSFGAHTVNHPVLTLETPETVDYEIAEARHSLETQLGMPITHFAYPNGSYSPAVKAAVQRLGFDLAVTTEKRINRRGGDLLALGRTCLCEESTRGLTGHYSEAVARLRLAV, encoded by the coding sequence ATGCTGACCAAATTGCGGCAAATCAAAAACCGTTCGCTCAAATCTTCGACCGCGCCCCTGCTGTCGGGGCTGCTGTCGGGCCAGCGCTGGCTGGAAGGCGACCGGCATCGCGCCAATCAAGTAATGCTGCTGGGCTATCACCAGATCGCCGCCGACATCGCCCACGCCGAACGCGCGGCCATCCCCGGCATGGCGATTTCCACGCACACCTTCCGGCGGCAGATGGAATTCGTGCGCGAACGTTACGAGGTGCTTTCGCTAGCCGAAGCGGGCGCGGTCTTGCGCGGCGAAGCCGACACCGCACGTCCGGCGGTGGTGCTCACTTTCGACGATGGTTACCGCAGCGTTTACGACCAGGCTTGGCCGGTGCTGCGCGAATTGGGGCTGACCGCCACGGTCTTTCTCAACCCCGGTTACATCGGCGCCAATCAACTGCTGGATCACGATCTGCTGTACAGGTTCGCGCGGCAAGCCAAGTTGCTGGGATTGAGCTTGCGCGTGCCGCTGGTCAAAGCCGGCTTCAATTTGCGCGAAGTGGTCGAGATCACTGCCGAGGTAGACACGCAACAGCTTTGCGAACGGTTGATTTATCAGCCACTGGCGCGGCGGCAAGCCATCCTGCATCAATTGCGCTTGTTTTTGGGCGAACCGGAACCGGCGGAGCTAAGCGATTTCGGCTTGCTGGACTGGACACAAATCCGCGCACTCGCGGCGGGCGGCCTCAGCTTCGGCGCGCACACGGTCAATCACCCTGTGCTGACACTCGAAACGCCCGAAACCGTTGATTACGAAATCGCCGAAGCGCGGCACAGTCTGGAAACGCAACTGGGCATGCCGATCACGCATTTCGCCTATCCCAACGGCAGCTACAGCCCGGCGGTCAAAGCGGCGGTGCAACGGCTCGGCTTTGACCTCGCCGTGACCACCGAAAAGCGTATTAACCGGCGCGGCGGCGATCTGTTGGCGCTAGGGCGAACGTGTCTGTGCGAAGAATCCACCCGTGGCCTGACGGGCCACTATTCCGAAGCCGTCGCGCGTTTGCGGCTGGCGGTTTGA
- a CDS encoding GNAT family N-acetyltransferase, whose translation MNNLSIEVFEDASAFATLRPEWQELYQAANMTPFLSWEWLSAWQHSLNHTRTPYLLCARAAGKLVGLLALGVETLPLLGVSNQLRKLSLLGAGFGGADYLDVLVRPEHAAAVTDAFLAHLSQAGQFDLLELDGLAADSPTLVSLTNCFAQAGNIRQRIEPRYDCPQIELKGDWPALLKQCKRGDNFKRRLKQARKYEGFAYRALTRPDEVDAALERFLVLHEARWAAQGGSDFSGHDALRAFHQDLAQRLAQTRLLRFEELWLAGQCVASIYGLDDGKQFCYYNSGYDQAWQHASPGLVLLGLSIEAACARGLQRYDFLRGDESYKFDWANTSRATVHVTLTRRSAAATFLLAQEQLWQRCRDFAKQALPAPLAATLRKRVRVARRQQSFAPNHI comes from the coding sequence ATGAACAACTTATCCATCGAAGTCTTTGAAGATGCCAGCGCCTTTGCAACGCTCCGCCCGGAATGGCAGGAACTCTATCAGGCAGCAAACATGACGCCCTTTCTCTCGTGGGAATGGCTCTCAGCTTGGCAGCATTCATTGAACCATACGCGCACGCCTTACCTGCTGTGCGCACGTGCTGCGGGGAAACTGGTGGGCTTGCTGGCACTGGGCGTTGAAACACTGCCGCTGCTGGGCGTGTCGAACCAACTCCGCAAATTGTCGCTGCTGGGCGCGGGGTTTGGCGGAGCCGATTACCTGGACGTGCTGGTGCGGCCTGAACACGCGGCGGCAGTAACTGACGCCTTCCTGGCGCATCTCTCACAAGCCGGGCAATTCGATCTGCTGGAACTGGACGGGCTGGCGGCGGATTCGCCAACGCTAGTGAGCCTGACAAACTGTTTCGCCCAAGCGGGCAACATTCGCCAACGCATTGAGCCGCGTTACGACTGCCCGCAAATCGAATTGAAGGGCGATTGGCCGGCGCTGCTGAAACAGTGCAAGCGTGGCGACAATTTCAAACGGCGGCTGAAACAGGCGCGCAAATACGAGGGCTTTGCTTATCGCGCGCTCACGCGGCCAGACGAGGTTGACGCCGCGTTGGAACGCTTCCTTGTCTTGCACGAAGCGCGTTGGGCCGCGCAGGGCGGTTCCGATTTCAGCGGTCACGACGCCTTGCGCGCTTTCCATCAAGACCTGGCGCAACGGCTGGCTCAAACTAGGCTGCTGCGCTTTGAAGAATTGTGGCTCGCGGGCCAGTGCGTGGCTTCGATTTACGGGCTGGATGATGGCAAGCAGTTTTGTTACTACAACTCGGGTTACGACCAGGCTTGGCAACACGCCAGCCCGGGGCTAGTGCTGCTCGGTCTTTCCATCGAAGCCGCCTGTGCCCGCGGCCTGCAACGCTACGACTTTTTACGCGGCGACGAGAGCTATAAATTCGACTGGGCCAACACCAGCCGCGCGACGGTACACGTAACGCTCACACGCCGCAGCGCCGCCGCCACCTTTTTGCTCGCCCAGGAACAACTTTGGCAACGCTGCCGCGACTTTGCCAAGCAGGCGCTCCCAGCGCCCCTGGCCGCCACGTTACGCAAGCGCGTGCGCGTGGCCCGCCGCCAACAGAGCTTTGCTCCCAACCACATCTAA
- a CDS encoding MMPL family transporter, which produces MHKDSSFVRFVIAHPRLLVLLVVLVTVALGVGLRRGLVLDVSPQSFIEHASQARLDFERTRRQFGDDRVMIIAVVCDDVFTPANFAKLRSLHEKISALSGVAEVLSLSNAPFAHSLAEGAALEKLVPAGPLDAARLREARELATRDRLFAGNLVSPDAKTAALNVLFKPTLASEEQYQFTEIIYDLTQQAGFAANYFAGDPYSQWRSISTIKRDLKLFLPLTLILIALLLWLSFRSLAAVLLPLLTIGIGLIWLLGLMAWLKAHFTILALMLPTLMLAIGCSYLIHVLNQIGIEAALTPDHPPEQWIAQALRFITLPVVVSALTILAGFLSLAFTKIPAIRTTAVYAAIGALITMLLSLTFVPAVLLLLKQQAKPLRIGLAGGLVRRLEATGKWATDHQNFLYVLTALIAVVSAIGVGRIQVEIDYFHFFKANSETTLSLEEVNRRLAGVVTIDLVIEGQQPGAIEDARVLQRIAELQAFAERQTWHGQGIDHSLSIVDFIKHSNRAFNHNDERFYSLPTDNRVIEELLSERDQLKSFLTRDGRSARILIRSNLSRSSLMAQVLPELEKKGRELLPEFRVYATGTFVLLNRTSDQIAGEQVLSISLALVTIYLMLSALFRSLRVGFTALVPNLIPVLFFFGFMGWRGIPLNLTTSLVASVVLGLAVDNAVQFIVRFRRVQREDSDLQQAIIESMRLSGRPIIYANIALAVTFAIFALSDFEPVASFGLLSAITILGCLIEDLVLLPSRLTSPIFRAK; this is translated from the coding sequence ATGCATAAAGATTCAAGCTTCGTGCGGTTCGTGATCGCCCATCCGCGCTTGCTGGTGCTGTTAGTCGTGCTGGTGACCGTCGCCCTGGGCGTTGGTTTGCGGCGCGGTTTGGTGTTGGATGTCTCGCCGCAAAGTTTCATCGAACACGCCAGCCAGGCGCGCCTTGATTTTGAACGCACGCGCCGCCAATTTGGCGACGACCGCGTGATGATCATCGCGGTCGTGTGCGACGATGTCTTCACACCCGCCAATTTCGCCAAGCTGCGCTCTTTGCACGAAAAGATCAGCGCGCTCTCAGGCGTGGCCGAAGTCCTCAGCCTGAGCAACGCCCCTTTCGCGCACAGCCTGGCCGAAGGGGCGGCGCTGGAGAAACTGGTTCCCGCCGGCCCGCTCGATGCGGCGCGCTTGCGTGAGGCGCGCGAACTCGCCACGCGCGACCGGCTCTTTGCTGGCAACCTGGTATCGCCCGATGCCAAAACGGCGGCGCTCAATGTGTTGTTCAAACCGACCCTGGCTTCCGAAGAGCAATATCAGTTCACCGAAATCATTTACGACCTGACGCAGCAGGCGGGATTTGCCGCCAATTACTTCGCGGGCGATCCCTATTCGCAATGGCGCAGCATCTCGACGATCAAGCGTGATTTGAAGCTGTTTTTGCCGCTGACGCTGATTCTGATTGCGCTCTTGTTGTGGCTGAGCTTTCGCTCGCTCGCGGCGGTGTTGCTGCCGTTGCTGACGATTGGCATCGGGCTGATCTGGCTGCTGGGATTGATGGCCTGGCTCAAGGCGCACTTCACGATTTTGGCCTTGATGTTGCCGACCTTGATGCTAGCGATTGGTTGTTCTTACCTGATTCACGTGCTCAATCAGATCGGCATCGAGGCAGCGCTGACACCTGATCATCCACCCGAACAATGGATCGCCCAGGCCTTACGCTTTATCACCTTGCCCGTCGTCGTTTCGGCGCTCACGATCCTGGCCGGATTTCTCTCGCTGGCGTTTACCAAAATTCCCGCCATTCGCACGACGGCGGTTTATGCCGCCATCGGCGCGTTGATCACGATGCTGCTGTCCTTGACCTTTGTCCCGGCGGTGCTGCTCTTGTTGAAGCAGCAAGCCAAACCCCTGCGCATCGGCTTGGCGGGCGGCCTGGTGCGCCGCTTGGAGGCGACGGGCAAGTGGGCCACCGATCACCAAAATTTTTTGTATGTATTGACCGCCCTGATTGCGGTAGTCAGCGCCATCGGTGTCGGGCGCATTCAGGTTGAAATTGATTACTTCCACTTCTTCAAAGCCAATTCCGAAACCACGCTCAGTTTGGAAGAAGTCAATCGCCGCTTGGCGGGCGTGGTCACGATTGATCTGGTGATCGAGGGCCAGCAGCCCGGCGCTATTGAAGACGCGCGCGTGCTGCAACGCATTGCGGAGTTACAAGCCTTTGCCGAACGCCAGACCTGGCACGGGCAGGGCATTGATCATTCGCTTTCCATCGTGGATTTCATCAAACATTCGAACCGCGCCTTCAATCACAATGACGAACGGTTTTACAGCCTCCCGACTGACAATCGCGTGATTGAGGAATTGCTTTCCGAGCGTGATCAATTGAAAAGCTTTCTCACCCGCGATGGCCGCAGCGCGCGGATTTTGATCCGCAGCAATCTGTCCCGTTCCAGCCTGATGGCCCAGGTCTTACCCGAATTGGAAAAGAAAGGCCGCGAATTACTGCCGGAGTTTCGCGTCTATGCTACGGGCACTTTTGTGTTGCTCAACCGCACCTCCGATCAGATTGCTGGTGAACAGGTGCTGAGTATCTCGCTGGCCCTGGTGACGATTTACCTGATGCTGTCGGCGCTCTTTCGTTCCTTGCGCGTGGGTTTCACCGCCCTGGTGCCCAATCTGATTCCGGTGCTGTTCTTTTTTGGCTTTATGGGTTGGCGGGGCATTCCGTTAAATCTGACGACCAGTCTCGTCGCCAGCGTCGTGCTGGGGTTGGCGGTGGATAACGCCGTGCAATTCATCGTGCGCTTCCGCCGTGTGCAGCGCGAAGATTCGGACTTGCAACAGGCGATCATCGAAAGCATGCGCTTGTCGGGCCGACCCATCATTTATGCCAACATCGCCTTGGCCGTGACCTTTGCCATCTTTGCGCTTTCGGATTTCGAGCCGGTCGCTTCCTTCGGCCTGCTCTCGGCGATTACGATCCTCGGCTGCCTGATCGAAGACTTAGTGCTGTTGCCCTCGCGCCTGACCTCACCGATCTTTCGCGCCAAGTAA
- a CDS encoding GNAT family N-acetyltransferase, with protein sequence MKNNLAIPSCGHSFKHEDNHVQLAEQNTLLLQHHLDDQATVRASTGESETVAALTQMAPAWEALSAQAGHAASPMQSHAWARACAAAFNTADKLRVIATGDKAAPSAIAPLVEHGGWLKHLEMLGVAELYEPTDLLYANAPALETLAAQLATLGTPLRLGRLPADSPTIPALQKAFAGRAWLHLAEVAPTPSLPLDASWCEPELKFNAGRRSDFRRAQRHAEQFGAVSYEMRAPTPDELEPLLEEAYTVECAGWKGATGTALSRDTTRGAFYRRYAIAAAEQGHLRLCFMRLDGRAVAMQFALEYNQRFWLLKIGYDEKYARCSPGTLLMLYSVRYAATRGLQSYELLGSAEPWTSQWTKLERPCVALRAYPFNLSGAAKLASDGARVLLKRLKEKWQERSQQKPGGAA encoded by the coding sequence GTGAAAAACAATCTAGCGATTCCGTCTTGCGGACACTCATTCAAACACGAGGACAATCACGTGCAACTCGCTGAACAAAACACCCTGCTGCTGCAACATCATCTCGACGACCAGGCAACTGTGCGAGCATCCACCGGGGAAAGCGAAACTGTGGCAGCCCTCACGCAAATGGCTCCGGCGTGGGAGGCCCTTTCCGCACAAGCCGGGCACGCGGCCAGCCCGATGCAAAGCCACGCCTGGGCGCGCGCGTGCGCGGCGGCTTTTAATACGGCCGACAAACTGCGCGTAATCGCAACGGGCGACAAAGCGGCGCCGTCAGCCATTGCGCCGCTGGTCGAACATGGCGGCTGGTTGAAGCATTTGGAAATGCTCGGCGTCGCTGAGCTTTATGAACCGACTGATTTGCTTTACGCGAATGCACCAGCGCTGGAAACACTGGCCGCGCAACTCGCGACGCTGGGCACGCCGCTGCGGTTAGGCCGTCTCCCCGCCGATTCGCCCACCATTCCCGCCTTGCAAAAAGCCTTTGCCGGACGTGCCTGGTTACATCTCGCTGAGGTAGCGCCAACACCGTCGCTGCCGCTGGACGCGAGTTGGTGCGAACCCGAACTGAAGTTCAATGCAGGCCGCCGTTCTGATTTCCGGCGCGCGCAACGGCACGCCGAGCAGTTTGGCGCGGTCAGTTACGAGATGCGCGCGCCCACGCCGGACGAATTGGAACCGCTGTTGGAAGAGGCATACACCGTCGAATGCGCGGGATGGAAAGGCGCCACGGGCACGGCGCTTTCGCGCGACACCACACGCGGCGCGTTTTACCGCCGCTACGCCATCGCGGCAGCCGAGCAAGGACATCTGCGCCTCTGCTTTATGCGCCTTGATGGGCGCGCCGTGGCGATGCAATTCGCTTTGGAATACAACCAGCGTTTCTGGCTGCTCAAGATTGGCTACGACGAAAAATACGCGCGCTGTTCGCCCGGCACTTTGCTGATGCTTTACAGCGTGCGCTATGCCGCCACGCGCGGCCTGCAATCTTATGAACTGCTCGGCTCCGCCGAACCCTGGACGAGTCAATGGACAAAGCTGGAACGCCCCTGCGTCGCCTTGCGCGCGTATCCCTTCAACCTCTCAGGCGCAGCCAAACTGGCCAGCGATGGCGCGCGCGTCCTGCTCAAACGACTGAAAGAAAAGTGGCAGGAGCGGTCACAACAGAAACCCGGAGGTGCGGCATGA
- a CDS encoding outer membrane lipoprotein-sorting protein: MLQHLTKVLLLGAVLLTACESQPKPAPTPDPIMQPAALPDVAPWLKKLATQDGVKDASAEMRMELEEANGKRAQLEFQLQRKYGADHTATFLKVSAPREDSDKALLAIEKPEAATEATSYLAGLKKLAKLGSSNTLSFHDAKVTVQELLGMELGQYSFNAGERVTEAGVDLIKVEGKAPAERNLAYPRVLVYFNAAKQQPARFEIFDERNELVKTMRVEEVKPIQGHQTLTKLAVEEHQTKRQVRLETRAIKYDQNLSDKIFTEENLKSVVTSASQQLTQ; the protein is encoded by the coding sequence ATGTTGCAACACCTGACCAAAGTGCTGCTGCTCGGCGCGGTTTTGTTGACCGCGTGTGAAAGCCAACCGAAACCCGCGCCGACGCCTGACCCGATTATGCAACCAGCGGCGCTGCCGGATGTGGCGCCCTGGCTCAAAAAACTGGCGACGCAAGACGGCGTCAAAGACGCGAGCGCCGAGATGCGCATGGAACTCGAAGAAGCTAACGGCAAACGCGCGCAATTGGAGTTTCAGTTGCAGCGCAAATATGGCGCCGACCACACCGCCACCTTTTTGAAAGTCAGCGCGCCGCGCGAAGATTCCGACAAAGCCCTGCTGGCTATCGAAAAACCTGAAGCAGCGACCGAAGCGACTTCCTATCTAGCCGGCTTGAAAAAGCTGGCGAAGCTGGGGTCGAGCAATACGCTCAGCTTCCACGATGCCAAAGTCACCGTGCAGGAGTTGCTGGGGATGGAACTGGGGCAATACAGCTTCAACGCGGGCGAACGCGTCACTGAGGCGGGCGTTGATTTGATCAAGGTGGAGGGGAAAGCGCCGGCCGAACGCAATCTGGCCTATCCGCGCGTGTTGGTCTATTTCAACGCGGCCAAGCAGCAACCCGCGCGTTTTGAAATTTTCGATGAGCGCAATGAGTTGGTAAAAACGATGCGCGTCGAAGAGGTCAAGCCCATTCAAGGCCACCAGACCCTGACCAAACTGGCGGTGGAAGAACATCAGACCAAACGCCAAGTGCGGCTGGAAACGCGCGCCATCAAATACGATCAAAACCTCAGCGACAAAATTTTTACCGAAGAAAATCTGAAAAGCGTGGTCACCAGCGCCAGCCAGCAATTGACGCAATAA